Proteins encoded in a region of the Streptomyces sp. PCS3-D2 genome:
- a CDS encoding DUF2975 domain-containing protein — protein MDAKSWWSQTDSRLLEAALGLAALLVGTFGVLFPALGVAGLMDPMDTREVEAATATRVPAIVTDAVTGHGMTLTGTHRAELVFANPDLGQRLLLAVPEIVDSALLFLVLALLFTMARTLRGGDVFVLVNARRLSVIGLAVLVHALLAPVLETLTTEVLVSDTPMAEQVPFSVTFTGEYVLLAFLVLGLGEVFRRGTKLRADTEGLV, from the coding sequence ATGGACGCCAAGTCCTGGTGGAGCCAGACCGACAGCCGGCTGCTGGAGGCAGCTCTGGGCCTGGCTGCCCTGTTGGTCGGCACCTTCGGCGTGCTGTTTCCGGCCCTCGGAGTGGCGGGGCTGATGGATCCGATGGACACCCGCGAGGTCGAGGCCGCGACAGCGACCCGAGTACCGGCAATCGTGACCGATGCGGTGACGGGACACGGCATGACTCTCACCGGCACCCACCGGGCGGAACTCGTCTTCGCCAACCCGGACCTGGGTCAGCGCCTGCTGCTGGCCGTGCCGGAAATCGTCGACAGCGCGCTCCTGTTCCTCGTCCTGGCCCTCCTCTTCACGATGGCCCGGACCCTGCGCGGCGGCGACGTCTTCGTGCTGGTGAACGCGCGCCGCCTCAGCGTCATAGGACTCGCGGTGCTGGTGCACGCCCTCCTCGCCCCGGTCCTGGAGACCCTCACCACGGAGGTGCTGGTGAGTGACACCCCCATGGCCGAGCAGGTTCCGTTCTCGGTCACCTTCACCGGCGAGTACGTGTTGCTGGCGTTCCTCGTCCTGGGGCTGGGAGAAGTCTTCCGACGAGGAACGAAGCTGCGCGCCGACACGGAGGGTTTGGTCTGA
- a CDS encoding ribosome-inactivating family protein: MLMPILFSPAQASAHEYRSLTSTIRAKAEDGQGFFGGAGRKEGEMPFLPLRIGLRGLFVELFIELRPRNTSLRIAGFRKLVENGQTPPDSYVHHVRDSAVPQGLHRTETLPFGGARADLESAAAVRRAGILIGRRALSLAVIRLHQNCDPQSTAYGMLVLSEMLCEAARYPALADAMSRLWMSGGRL; this comes from the coding sequence ATGCTGATGCCCATCCTGTTCTCTCCCGCGCAGGCCTCGGCCCACGAGTACCGCTCCCTGACCTCGACCATCCGGGCGAAGGCGGAAGACGGGCAGGGATTCTTCGGCGGCGCCGGGCGCAAGGAGGGGGAAATGCCGTTCCTTCCGCTCCGCATCGGACTGCGGGGGCTGTTCGTCGAGCTCTTCATCGAACTCCGCCCCCGCAATACGAGCCTGCGCATCGCCGGATTCCGCAAGCTCGTGGAGAACGGACAGACCCCACCGGATTCGTACGTGCACCACGTGCGCGACTCGGCGGTACCGCAGGGCCTCCACCGGACGGAGACCCTGCCGTTCGGCGGGGCCCGCGCCGACCTGGAATCGGCTGCCGCCGTCCGGCGCGCCGGGATCCTGATCGGACGCCGGGCCCTGAGCCTCGCCGTGATCCGGCTGCACCAGAACTGCGATCCGCAGAGCACCGCCTACGGAATGCTCGTGCTCTCGGAAATGCTCTGCGAGGCCGCCCGGTACCCCGCCCTGGCCGATGCGATGTCCCGACTCTGGATGAGCGGCGGCCGGCTGTAG
- a CDS encoding ABC transporter substrate-binding protein produces the protein MRWMRAAGRALLVAAVLLAGYAGLGVRPGAGTAASDARGPLTLVTAGDLTDYLGPVLDDWNASRPGERVTLVELPDSADETRAQMISELRSGRDRFDVLNIDVAWTSEFAAAGWISPLDRDRFPLDAFLRPVVDTATFDGRLYAVPYVTNAGLLYYRKDILDLAGEKPPRTWSELARQARTLAPLHGLDGYAGQFLPYEGLTVNVTEAVHSAGGAILRDEGAQVAVDSDGARAGLRFLADGVREGWISREALGYKEEESRKAFQDGRLLFLRNWPYVYADASAAGSEVAGRFGAVPLPGADGPGTSVLGGSNLAVSAHARHPASAADLISYLTSERVQRRVLTEGALPPVRAALYEDPALVRAYPYLPTLRQSVLSAAPRPKSPRYDQVSLAVQAVGQDVLALRQTPDEAVERLARELAAIARTG, from the coding sequence ATGCGGTGGATGCGTGCCGCGGGTAGAGCTCTCCTGGTCGCAGCGGTCCTGCTGGCCGGGTACGCCGGTCTCGGCGTACGCCCCGGCGCGGGCACTGCCGCCTCCGATGCCCGAGGCCCCCTGACGCTCGTGACGGCGGGCGACCTGACCGACTACCTCGGCCCCGTCCTCGACGATTGGAACGCGAGCCGTCCCGGCGAACGCGTCACGCTCGTCGAACTGCCCGACTCGGCCGACGAGACCCGGGCCCAGATGATCAGCGAGCTGCGGTCCGGCCGCGACCGGTTCGACGTGCTGAACATCGACGTCGCCTGGACCTCCGAGTTCGCGGCCGCCGGATGGATCTCACCGCTCGATCGGGACCGGTTCCCGCTGGATGCCTTCCTGCGGCCGGTCGTGGACACCGCGACCTTCGACGGACGACTGTACGCGGTCCCGTACGTCACGAACGCGGGCCTGCTCTACTACCGCAAGGACATCCTGGACCTGGCGGGCGAGAAGCCCCCGCGGACCTGGTCCGAACTGGCCCGCCAGGCGCGCACGCTCGCCCCGCTCCACGGGCTGGACGGCTACGCGGGCCAGTTCCTCCCGTACGAGGGGCTCACCGTCAACGTCACCGAGGCCGTGCACTCGGCGGGCGGCGCGATCCTGCGCGACGAAGGCGCCCAGGTCGCCGTGGACTCGGACGGGGCGCGCGCCGGACTGCGATTCCTCGCGGACGGGGTGCGGGAGGGATGGATCTCCCGCGAGGCGCTCGGCTACAAGGAGGAGGAGTCCCGGAAGGCGTTCCAGGACGGACGGCTGCTGTTCCTGCGGAACTGGCCCTACGTGTACGCGGACGCGAGCGCGGCCGGGTCGGAGGTCGCGGGCAGGTTCGGCGCCGTACCGCTGCCGGGAGCGGACGGGCCCGGCACCAGCGTGCTCGGCGGCTCCAACCTGGCTGTCAGCGCCCACGCCCGCCATCCGGCGTCGGCGGCCGACCTCATCTCGTACCTCACCAGTGAACGGGTGCAGCGCCGGGTCCTCACCGAGGGGGCGCTGCCACCGGTGCGCGCCGCGCTGTACGAGGATCCCGCGCTGGTGCGCGCGTATCCCTATCTGCCGACGTTGCGGCAGAGCGTGCTGTCTGCGGCACCGCGCCCCAAAAGCCCGCGCTATGACCAGGTGAGCCTCGCCGTGCAGGCCGTGGGGCAGGACGTCCTGGCCTTGCGTCAGACGCCTGACGAGGCGGTGGAGCGGCTGGCGCGCGAGCTCGCGGCCATTGCCCGCACGGGCTGA
- a CDS encoding helix-turn-helix transcriptional regulator → MPPEEKHRVQVHLDRLLAERGMTLSELATRVGVTVANLSILKNDRAKAIRFSTLTAVCRELDCQPGDLLSIRND, encoded by the coding sequence ATGCCCCCGGAAGAGAAACATCGGGTCCAGGTCCACCTGGACCGACTACTGGCCGAGCGCGGCATGACCCTGTCCGAACTGGCGACCAGGGTCGGGGTGACAGTGGCCAACCTCTCCATCCTCAAGAACGACAGGGCGAAGGCGATCCGCTTCTCCACCCTCACCGCCGTCTGCCGCGAACTGGACTGCCAACCCGGCGACCTGCTCAGCATCCGCAACGACTGA
- a CDS encoding ABC transporter ATP-binding protein translates to MSDDATAAPAVPPAVRPEVPLVRAEGLTKTHHGEGAPVPAVRGVDLSVQPGEFVAVTGPSGAGKSTLLHLIGGLQRPDGGRLWLDGERVDAYREARWAVLRRRSIGVVFQFFNLVSNLTVADNVELPALLAGASPKAARDSRAELLAELGLEGRERSMPGELSGGEQQRVALARALVNHPRLLLADEPAGSLDSKGTREVLRLLTRFHQRGQTIMMVTHDARMASAADRVISFFDGRIADDAPLGGGRPGPAGGVTGVLELKE, encoded by the coding sequence ATGAGCGACGACGCCACGGCCGCTCCGGCCGTGCCGCCCGCCGTCCGCCCCGAGGTGCCCCTCGTCCGCGCCGAAGGCCTGACCAAGACGCACCACGGCGAAGGCGCGCCGGTGCCCGCGGTACGCGGTGTGGACCTGTCCGTCCAACCCGGGGAGTTCGTCGCCGTCACCGGACCGTCCGGAGCCGGCAAGTCCACACTGCTGCACCTGATCGGCGGGCTCCAGCGGCCCGACGGCGGCCGGCTGTGGCTCGACGGGGAGCGGGTCGACGCATACCGCGAGGCCCGCTGGGCCGTGCTGCGGCGCCGCAGCATCGGCGTCGTCTTCCAGTTCTTCAACCTCGTCTCCAACCTCACCGTCGCCGACAACGTCGAACTGCCCGCCCTGCTCGCCGGCGCCTCCCCGAAGGCCGCCCGCGACTCCCGCGCCGAACTGCTCGCCGAGCTCGGCCTCGAAGGCCGTGAGCGGTCCATGCCCGGAGAACTCTCCGGTGGCGAACAGCAGCGGGTCGCGCTCGCCCGCGCCCTGGTCAACCACCCCCGGCTGCTCCTTGCCGACGAACCGGCCGGCAGCCTCGACAGCAAGGGCACGCGTGAGGTGCTGCGGCTGCTCACCCGGTTCCACCAGCGCGGACAGACGATCATGATGGTCACGCACGACGCCCGGATGGCCAGCGCCGCCGACCGCGTCATCAGCTTCTTCGACGGCCGCATAGCCGACGACGCACCGCTCGGCGGCGGACGCCCCGGGCCGGCCGGCGGCGTCACCGGCGTCCTCGAACTGAAGGAGTGA
- a CDS encoding ABC transporter permease subunit: protein MADTVTARPATGRRPAADGRRRAQRRRRRLAVVFVLPALLLLGALVVYPVLFSFGRSLFDADGNRFVGAANYAAIVQDPATLKAIRNSAVWVVVAPTLLTGLGLMLAVLTEKVRWATAFKLVLFLPMAVSFLAAGIIFRLAYDQDPDRGVLNAAAVAVHDGFDDAAAYPTARVREGYGLTGPAGGPYTTEATLRPGDSIGLGFIGIAPDAIPAGAGAASDPAAPAGAAPGPDTISGVVHLDFAPGGAGTPGRVDPGEKGLPGMTVEAVRDGRVAATATTADDGSFRFAGLADGAYTVRLPAANFEAPYQGVSWLGPALVTPAIIGAYLWVWTGFSMVLIGAGLAAIPRDALEAARMDGATEGQIFRKITVPLLAPVLTVVFVTLVINVMKVFDLVWIIAPGPVQEEANVLATRMWMVSFGGGNDQGLGSALSMVLLLLVVPAMVFNVRRFRRSGA, encoded by the coding sequence ATGGCTGACACCGTGACCGCCCGTCCGGCGACCGGGCGCCGCCCCGCGGCCGACGGGCGGCGTCGGGCCCAGCGCAGGAGACGCCGCCTCGCGGTGGTCTTCGTCCTGCCGGCCCTGCTGCTGCTCGGCGCGCTGGTCGTCTACCCCGTCCTGTTCTCCTTCGGCCGCAGCCTCTTCGACGCCGACGGCAACCGGTTCGTCGGCGCCGCCAACTACGCGGCGATCGTTCAGGACCCGGCGACCCTCAAGGCCATCCGCAACAGCGCCGTCTGGGTCGTCGTCGCGCCCACCCTACTCACCGGACTCGGCCTGATGCTCGCCGTGCTCACCGAGAAGGTGCGCTGGGCGACGGCCTTCAAGCTGGTGCTCTTCCTCCCGATGGCCGTGTCGTTCCTCGCCGCGGGCATCATCTTCCGGCTGGCCTACGACCAGGACCCGGACCGGGGCGTCCTCAACGCCGCCGCCGTGGCCGTCCACGACGGTTTCGACGACGCCGCCGCGTATCCGACCGCCCGGGTCCGGGAGGGCTACGGCCTGACGGGCCCGGCGGGCGGCCCGTACACCACGGAGGCGACCCTGCGGCCCGGGGACTCGATCGGCCTCGGGTTCATCGGGATCGCTCCCGACGCGATACCGGCCGGTGCCGGGGCCGCGTCCGATCCGGCCGCCCCGGCGGGTGCCGCACCCGGCCCCGACACGATCTCAGGCGTCGTCCACCTCGACTTCGCACCCGGTGGTGCGGGGACGCCGGGCAGGGTCGACCCGGGTGAGAAGGGTCTGCCCGGCATGACCGTCGAGGCCGTACGGGACGGCCGGGTGGCCGCGACCGCCACCACGGCCGATGACGGCTCCTTCCGGTTCGCCGGGCTGGCCGACGGCGCCTACACCGTCCGGCTGCCCGCGGCCAACTTCGAAGCCCCGTACCAGGGTGTGAGCTGGCTCGGTCCGGCGCTGGTCACGCCCGCCATCATCGGCGCCTACCTGTGGGTCTGGACCGGCTTCTCGATGGTCCTGATCGGCGCCGGCCTGGCCGCCATCCCGCGCGACGCGCTGGAGGCGGCACGCATGGACGGCGCCACCGAGGGCCAGATCTTCCGCAAGATCACCGTGCCGCTGCTCGCGCCGGTGCTCACCGTGGTGTTCGTGACCCTCGTGATCAACGTGATGAAGGTCTTCGACCTCGTGTGGATCATCGCGCCGGGACCGGTCCAGGAGGAGGCGAACGTGCTGGCCACGCGCATGTGGATGGTCTCCTTCGGGGGCGGCAACGACCAGGGGCTCGGCAGCGCGCTCAGCATGGTGCTCCTGCTGCTCGTCGTCCCGGCGATGGTGTTCAACGTCCGGCGATTCCGAAGGAGTGGAGCATGA
- a CDS encoding ABC transporter substrate-binding protein translates to MRRTGKTTRRSAATATAALALALGTTACGGAAGPAGSGELSGQTVTVAGVWTGAEQDSFKKVLDAFAQKTGAKTVFVPSGDNVSTFVGSKIEGGNAPDVVMVPQVGVLQQFAKEGWLQPLSDQTAKTAGSTLAPVWKNYGTVDGTYYGLYFKAAHKSTVWYSPEAFAQAGVGEPKSYSDMLKVGRTLADSGRPAFAIAGEDGWTLTDWFENIYLSQAGPEKYDQLAQHKLKWTDESVVRALTTLGELFKDKQLVAGGAQAALGTDFPSSVAQVFGPEPKAGMVYEGDFVGGVAKGQFGKKLGQDAKFFPFPSVDGGRAPVVSGGDAAVVLKDGKNGEAGMKLVEFLASSEAAEVWAGAGGFLSPNNEVDFASYGDDTTRSTANSLIAAGNSIRFDMSDQAPAAFGGTKGAGEWKLLQDFLRDPSDPQGTATKLEAEAAKAYGN, encoded by the coding sequence ATGCGACGAACCGGCAAGACGACCCGCCGCAGTGCCGCCACCGCCACCGCGGCCCTGGCCCTCGCCCTCGGAACCACCGCCTGCGGCGGCGCCGCCGGGCCCGCGGGCAGCGGCGAGCTCAGCGGCCAGACCGTGACCGTGGCCGGCGTCTGGACCGGCGCCGAGCAGGACAGCTTCAAGAAGGTGCTCGACGCCTTCGCCCAGAAGACCGGCGCCAAGACGGTCTTCGTGCCCTCCGGGGACAACGTCTCCACCTTCGTCGGAAGCAAGATCGAAGGCGGCAACGCACCCGACGTGGTCATGGTTCCCCAGGTGGGGGTGCTCCAGCAGTTCGCGAAGGAGGGCTGGCTCCAGCCGCTGTCCGACCAGACCGCCAAGACCGCCGGGTCCACCCTCGCTCCGGTGTGGAAGAACTACGGCACCGTCGACGGCACCTACTACGGCCTCTACTTCAAGGCCGCCCACAAGTCGACCGTCTGGTACTCCCCCGAGGCGTTCGCCCAGGCCGGCGTCGGCGAACCCAAGAGCTACAGCGACATGCTCAAGGTCGGCCGCACCCTCGCGGACTCGGGCCGCCCGGCCTTCGCCATAGCCGGCGAGGACGGCTGGACCCTCACCGACTGGTTCGAGAACATCTACCTCTCCCAGGCCGGACCGGAGAAGTACGACCAGCTCGCCCAGCACAAGCTGAAGTGGACCGACGAGAGCGTCGTGCGGGCCCTGACGACGCTCGGGGAACTGTTCAAGGACAAGCAGCTCGTGGCCGGCGGCGCGCAGGCCGCGCTCGGCACCGACTTCCCCTCGTCGGTGGCGCAGGTCTTCGGCCCGGAGCCCAAGGCCGGCATGGTCTACGAAGGCGACTTCGTGGGCGGCGTGGCCAAGGGGCAGTTCGGCAAGAAGCTCGGACAGGACGCCAAGTTCTTCCCCTTCCCCTCGGTCGACGGCGGCCGGGCGCCGGTGGTCAGCGGCGGTGACGCGGCGGTCGTCCTGAAGGACGGCAAGAACGGCGAGGCGGGCATGAAGCTGGTCGAGTTCCTCGCGAGCTCCGAGGCCGCCGAGGTCTGGGCGGGCGCGGGCGGATTCCTGTCCCCGAACAACGAGGTCGACTTCGCCTCGTACGGCGACGACACCACGCGCAGCACCGCCAACTCCCTGATCGCGGCCGGCAACTCGATCCGCTTCGACATGTCGGACCAGGCCCCGGCCGCGTTCGGCGGTACCAAGGGCGCGGGCGAGTGGAAGCTCCTCCAGGACTTCCTGCGCGACCCCTCGGACCCGCAGGGCACCGCCACGAAGCTCGAGGCCGAAGCCGCCAAGGCCTACGGGAACTGA
- a CDS encoding PadR family transcriptional regulator, translating to MRLALLALLTRSPAHGYELKQDLEKLLGAAYPQPNVGQIYVTLGRLEKSGLIEGEDVEQSGRPNKRTYKLTDAGREAVLAWFEDTAEEPRVRDEFFMKLALAPRSGLADPIALINKQRRQYLNTMRDLSKLAAAEDRDNKISQLLIEGAMLHLQADLDWLERCQEELE from the coding sequence GTGCGGCTGGCGCTCCTTGCGCTCCTCACCCGTAGCCCTGCGCACGGTTACGAGCTCAAGCAGGACCTTGAGAAGCTCCTGGGCGCCGCGTACCCTCAGCCCAACGTCGGCCAGATCTACGTCACCCTCGGAAGGCTGGAGAAGAGCGGCCTGATCGAGGGCGAGGACGTCGAACAGTCGGGCCGCCCCAACAAACGCACGTACAAACTGACGGACGCCGGGCGCGAAGCCGTACTGGCGTGGTTCGAGGACACCGCCGAGGAACCCCGCGTCCGGGACGAGTTCTTCATGAAGCTGGCGCTCGCACCGCGCTCGGGCCTGGCCGATCCGATCGCCCTGATCAACAAGCAGCGGCGCCAGTACCTCAACACCATGCGGGACCTGTCGAAGCTGGCCGCGGCCGAGGACCGCGACAACAAGATCTCCCAACTGCTGATCGAGGGCGCCATGCTGCACCTGCAGGCCGACCTCGACTGGCTGGAACGCTGTCAGGAGGAGCTGGAATGA
- a CDS encoding glycoside hydrolase family 13 protein: MLSTLPAGTGHPSRSAAPSAPWWRDAVIYQVYVRSFLDSTGDGVGDLAGVRAGLPYLRKLGVDGIWLSPFYPSPQHDHGYDVADYCGVDPVYGDLAEFDRLVADAHRLGLRLLLDIVPNHCSSAHPWFREALAAAPGSEARSRFHFAAGRGPQGEEPPNNWRAMFGGPAWSRTTGADGTPGEWYLHLFTPEQPDLNWRDPVVGDDFERVLRFWLDRGVDGFRIDVAAGLFKHPELPDSDDPGADERARDAVNQLAWNQPEVHGVWRRWRAVCEEYTARDGHERLLVGEVSVPTAREHAEYVRPDELHQAFFFDLLSAPWDAEAFRTTITDAMRDIAGTGSTVTWVLNNHDQIRTVTRYAGEPGVEGSGLGAARARAAALLMLALPGAAYVYQGEELGLPEVLDLPDEVLTDPIFRRTGSRKHVRDGCRVPLPWSGHASPFGFSQETAGVKPWLPQPDWFAEHATDRALADTRSFWHLYREGLQLRRTLPQLGEGTLRWLDAPAQVLAIARGDGLVCAVNFGTEPVPAPVPGTPLLASGPCPDGVLPAATAAWWAGEYPVPGPAAPRPHPLGP, encoded by the coding sequence ATGCTCAGCACCCTTCCGGCCGGTACCGGTCACCCCTCCCGCAGCGCCGCCCCTTCCGCCCCGTGGTGGCGCGACGCGGTGATCTACCAGGTCTACGTCCGCAGCTTCCTCGACAGCACCGGGGACGGCGTCGGCGACCTCGCCGGCGTCCGCGCCGGACTTCCCTACCTCAGGAAGCTCGGCGTCGACGGCATCTGGCTCAGCCCCTTCTACCCGTCGCCGCAGCACGACCACGGCTACGACGTCGCCGACTACTGCGGCGTCGACCCGGTCTACGGCGATCTCGCCGAGTTCGACCGGCTGGTCGCCGACGCCCACCGGCTCGGACTCCGACTGCTGCTCGACATCGTCCCCAACCACTGCTCCAGCGCGCACCCGTGGTTCCGCGAAGCGCTCGCCGCGGCCCCCGGCAGCGAGGCACGATCCCGCTTCCACTTCGCCGCCGGCCGCGGTCCGCAGGGCGAGGAGCCGCCCAACAACTGGCGCGCCATGTTCGGCGGCCCGGCGTGGAGCCGGACCACCGGGGCCGACGGCACTCCCGGCGAGTGGTACCTGCACCTCTTCACGCCTGAGCAGCCCGACCTGAACTGGCGCGACCCCGTCGTGGGCGACGACTTCGAGCGCGTGCTGCGCTTCTGGCTGGACCGAGGCGTCGACGGGTTCCGCATCGACGTCGCCGCCGGGCTGTTCAAGCACCCCGAGCTGCCCGACTCGGACGACCCCGGAGCGGACGAGCGGGCCCGCGACGCCGTCAACCAGCTGGCCTGGAACCAGCCCGAGGTGCACGGCGTGTGGCGCCGGTGGCGCGCGGTCTGCGAGGAGTACACCGCTCGGGACGGCCACGAGCGGCTGCTGGTCGGCGAGGTGTCCGTGCCCACCGCACGCGAGCACGCCGAGTACGTCCGCCCCGACGAGCTGCACCAGGCCTTCTTCTTCGACCTGCTCAGCGCGCCCTGGGACGCCGAGGCCTTCCGCACGACGATCACCGACGCGATGCGCGACATCGCCGGCACCGGCTCCACCGTCACCTGGGTCCTCAACAACCACGACCAGATCCGCACGGTCACCCGCTACGCGGGCGAGCCCGGGGTGGAGGGCAGCGGGCTGGGCGCGGCCCGCGCCCGCGCAGCGGCCCTCCTGATGCTCGCCCTGCCCGGCGCCGCGTACGTCTACCAGGGCGAGGAGCTCGGCCTCCCCGAAGTCCTCGACCTGCCCGACGAGGTCCTCACCGATCCGATCTTCCGCCGCACGGGCAGCCGCAAGCACGTACGGGACGGCTGCCGCGTCCCCCTGCCCTGGTCCGGGCACGCCTCGCCCTTCGGCTTCAGCCAGGAGACGGCCGGCGTCAAGCCGTGGCTGCCGCAGCCCGACTGGTTCGCCGAGCACGCCACCGACCGCGCGCTCGCCGACACCCGTTCCTTCTGGCACCTCTACCGCGAAGGACTCCAGCTGCGACGCACCCTGCCGCAGCTCGGCGAGGGCACCCTGCGGTGGCTGGACGCACCCGCGCAGGTACTGGCCATCGCCCGCGGCGACGGCCTGGTCTGCGCGGTCAACTTCGGCACGGAGCCGGTGCCCGCGCCGGTTCCCGGCACTCCGCTGCTCGCCAGCGGCCCCTGCCCCGACGGGGTGCTCCCCGCGGCGACCGCGGCCTGGTGGGCGGGCGAGTACCCGGTCCCCGGCCCGGCCGCCCCGCGGCCCCACCCCCTCGGCCCGTAG
- a CDS encoding ABC transporter permease, protein MRATLRWAQADFRAHRGEALFVVLASAGVIASLLLAGALFGYAANPWQRVFNQSHGAHIWLHTRAGADTGALSGVEGVQALAGPYRTAATTVESRGARAGVTLRAAPAEPPRTGRPLVGAGSWLTAPDAGGGPDAGSVVLETSVARALWAEPGDTVRVTGPDGAVHLLRVSGTADVAEPRYQPGGVAGIGWVLPATLDGIARADTGQSVGLRLEDPADTDFIVQRAVTVLGADRVAEVTKWQQARADAGGDDRLLGAMFAVFGLGALLAAALAASGAIGARVRGQLRDIAVLKAIGFTPGQVARGFLVQHLAFALLGVALGTTAIALLGARIPGRIGEAAAVWQDLPGHAALMIGIPVGAVLLIAASTGLSAWRAGRVPPVPVARAALPSAAPMTALGKRALGVRVPPALVLGWRAAFPRRGRTLVPVARLALPLVLITVALVAWSTLDQFRSRPAQMGLAAALTVRAEQPAGPSDAELEGILASAEDVEAVHPAAEMAALVPGQTGTITLRGLGTALRPYPSAVVEGRAVAGPDEAVAGQGLLDLLGVRVGDWVRMTVGGRPQILHLVGRTIEPESGGRVITTTLDALRERDPQLRPAYHALELREGADPRSVSSALAAAAGAALDIRETPNPADRLGPARGVIGALIAVLALIGLIELLTLIGTGVRDRGRDLLALKAIGLTPRQIGAMIVTAAGLTALAAALVGTAVGVLSGTWLVDTQGASSGIGAGIAQLPPLPVLLTVIAGSVVGAVSAAALPATRTARRRLADSLSETL, encoded by the coding sequence GTGCGGGCCACCCTGCGCTGGGCGCAGGCCGACTTCCGCGCACACCGCGGCGAAGCCCTCTTCGTGGTCCTGGCCAGCGCCGGGGTCATCGCCTCGCTCCTGCTGGCCGGCGCGCTCTTCGGCTACGCCGCGAACCCCTGGCAGCGGGTCTTCAACCAGTCCCACGGTGCCCACATCTGGCTGCACACCCGCGCCGGTGCGGACACGGGGGCCCTGTCGGGTGTGGAGGGGGTCCAGGCACTGGCGGGGCCCTACCGCACGGCGGCGACGACCGTCGAGTCCCGCGGGGCCCGGGCCGGGGTGACGCTCCGCGCCGCCCCGGCGGAGCCGCCGCGAACCGGACGGCCGCTCGTCGGCGCCGGCAGCTGGCTCACCGCGCCGGACGCCGGCGGGGGCCCGGACGCCGGATCCGTTGTCCTGGAGACCTCGGTCGCCCGTGCGCTCTGGGCGGAGCCGGGCGACACCGTACGCGTCACCGGGCCGGACGGCGCCGTGCACCTGCTGCGGGTGAGCGGAACCGCCGACGTGGCCGAGCCCCGCTACCAGCCCGGCGGCGTGGCGGGCATCGGCTGGGTGCTCCCCGCCACGCTCGACGGGATCGCCCGTGCGGACACCGGGCAGAGCGTGGGGCTGCGCCTGGAGGACCCGGCCGACACGGACTTCATCGTCCAGCGAGCGGTCACCGTACTCGGCGCCGACCGGGTGGCCGAGGTCACCAAGTGGCAGCAGGCTCGCGCCGACGCGGGCGGCGACGACCGGCTCCTGGGCGCGATGTTCGCCGTATTCGGCCTCGGCGCCCTGCTCGCGGCCGCCCTGGCCGCGTCCGGCGCGATCGGCGCCCGTGTCCGGGGCCAGCTGCGGGACATCGCCGTGCTCAAGGCGATCGGCTTCACCCCCGGCCAGGTCGCCCGTGGCTTCCTCGTGCAGCACCTGGCCTTCGCGCTCCTCGGCGTGGCCCTCGGCACCACGGCGATCGCCCTGCTCGGCGCCCGCATACCGGGGCGGATCGGGGAGGCCGCCGCCGTGTGGCAGGACCTGCCCGGCCATGCCGCTTTGATGATCGGCATACCCGTCGGCGCGGTGCTGCTGATCGCGGCCTCCACGGGGCTCTCGGCCTGGCGGGCCGGACGGGTGCCACCGGTGCCGGTCGCCCGGGCCGCACTCCCGTCCGCCGCCCCGATGACCGCGCTCGGCAAGCGGGCGCTCGGCGTGCGGGTCCCGCCCGCCCTGGTCCTGGGGTGGCGCGCGGCCTTCCCCCGGCGCGGACGGACGCTGGTGCCGGTGGCGCGGCTCGCGCTTCCGCTGGTGCTCATCACGGTCGCCCTGGTGGCTTGGTCGACCCTGGACCAGTTCCGCAGCCGGCCCGCGCAGATGGGGCTGGCCGCGGCACTGACCGTACGCGCCGAGCAGCCCGCCGGGCCGTCGGACGCGGAGCTGGAGGGCATCCTCGCGTCGGCCGAGGACGTCGAGGCCGTCCACCCGGCCGCCGAGATGGCGGCGCTCGTCCCCGGACAGACCGGAACCATCACCCTGCGCGGCCTCGGCACGGCGCTCCGGCCCTACCCCTCCGCGGTGGTCGAAGGGCGCGCGGTCGCCGGCCCCGACGAGGCGGTGGCCGGGCAGGGGCTGCTGGACCTCCTCGGCGTACGGGTCGGCGACTGGGTACGGATGACGGTCGGCGGACGGCCGCAGATCCTGCACCTCGTCGGCCGCACCATCGAGCCCGAATCCGGCGGCCGGGTGATCACCACGACCCTCGACGCGCTGCGCGAGCGCGACCCGCAGCTGCGGCCCGCCTACCACGCCCTGGAACTGCGCGAAGGCGCCGACCCCCGATCGGTGAGCAGCGCCCTCGCCGCTGCCGCCGGAGCGGCCCTCGACATCCGCGAGACGCCCAACCCGGCGGACCGTCTGGGACCGGCGCGCGGGGTGATCGGTGCCCTGATCGCCGTACTGGCCCTCATCGGGCTGATCGAACTGCTGACCCTGATCGGCACCGGTGTGCGCGACCGGGGCCGCGACCTGCTCGCGCTGAAGGCGATCGGGCTCACGCCCCGGCAGATCGGCGCGATGATCGTGACGGCCGCCGGCCTGACCGCGCTCGCGGCCGCACTGGTGGGCACGGCCGTGGGTGTCCTGTCCGGCACCTGGCTGGTGGACACCCAGGGAGCGTCGAGCGGCATCGGCGCGGGCATCGCCCAGCTGCCTCCGCTGCCGGTGCTGCTGACGGTGATCGCCGGATCGGTGGTGGGCGCGGTGTCGGCGGCCGCCCTGCCCGCGACCCGAACGGCCCGGCGCCGCTTGGCGGACTCGCTCAGTGAGACCCTCTGA